From the Oscillospiraceae bacterium genome, the window AATCGCTGATCATTTTGGACGAGATCGGGCGCGGGACTTCGACGTTTGACGGCATGAGCATCGCGCGGGCGGTGGTCGAATACATCGCCGACGCGAAAAAGATCGGCGCGAAGACGATGTTCGCGACCCATTATCACGAACTCTGCGAGATGGAAGCGCGGCTTGACTGCGTGAAAAATTATAATATTCTGGTGAAAAAGCGCGGCGACGAGATCACGTTTTTGCGCAAGATCGCGCGTGGCGGCGCGGACGACAGCTACGGCATCGAAGTCAGCAAACTGGCGGGCGTGCCCGAAGCCGTCGTGAAGCGCGCCAAGGTGATTTTGGCGGAACTCGAAAAGGACCGCGACGAGCGGGTCTGGGCCGACAAGAAACAACACGGCGGTATTTCCGACGGAGAGCAGGGCGCGTTCGCCGACATGCAGACGCAAAAGCTGCTGCAGGACTTGCGCAACCTCGACGTGAACACCGTCAGCCCGCTCGAGGCGCTGACGCTGCTCGACGAATTCTCGAAAAAGGCAAAGACAATTTAAGGATTTTTGCTTTATATTCGTTTTGATGTGGGGCGATTTTGGATCAAGTATAACATGGTTTACACGCGAGGGGTATTGGTTGCCGTCCTGTAGGGAAAGGTCTTGACCTTTCCGAGCAGACGAACGTTATTCGTCTGCGCAAATGCCTCTAATTGGTATGAGTTCACAAACCATGCTTCATTGCTAAACTTTTCGCGAATGCGATTGTCGTCCTAAAACATGGGTAGTCACATTACCACCCCAATACGCTTTAATCTGAGCATAAATGTTATCATGAAACAGCATTAATGCGGATGTTTTGCGCGGGCGAATCTTTCGCCCGCTCGGAAAGGTCAAGACCTTTCCCTACAGGGACGGCGGGCAATGCGCCTTGCGTTACTTCATGACGATCCGAGGAAAAAGAGAGGAGGTATAGACATGGCGGAAATCAGAGTTTTGGACAAGGCGGTCGCGGAGCTTGTCGCGGCAGGCGAGGTCGTGGAGCGGCCCGCTTCGGTGATCAAAGAACTGCTTGAAAATTCGATCGACGCGGGCGCGGGGCAGATCACCGTCGAGATTCAAAACGGCGGACTGACGTTTATGCGCGTGACCGACAACGGCTGCGGAATCACGGAAAAGCAGGTTCCGACGGCTTTTTTACGCCATGCGACCTCCAAGATCAGCACCGCCGACGACCTCTCGGCCATCGGGACGCTCGGGTTTCGCGGCGAGGCGTTAGCCTCGATCGGGGCGGTCGCCAGGGTCGAGATGATCACGAAAACCTTTGATCGCGAGATGGGCTGCCGCGCGGTGATGGCGGGCGGCGAGATGATCGAGTGCTATTCGACCGGGTGCCCGAACGGAACGACCATTTTGGTTCGGGATTTGTTTTATAACATCCCGGCGCGGCTCAAATTTATGAAAAAAGACGTCAGCGAGGGCAACGCCGTCACGGCGGTGGTGCAGCGGCTGGCGCTTTCGCACCCCGAGGTCTCGGTGCGGTTTCTGCGCGACGGCAAAGAAGCGCTTTTTACGCCGGGAAACAATAAGCTCTATTCGGCGATTTATGCGGTGCTCGGCAAGGAGTTCGCCGCCGACCTGACCCGCGTCGAATATACGATGAACAACGTCTCGGTCAGCGGGTTTGTCACCAAGCCCTTTGCCGCGCAGGGCACCCGGAACGAACAGATTTTTTTCATCAACGGGCGCTATGTCAAGAGCAGAACCTGCCAGGCCGCTCTGGAACAGGCCTTTAAAAATACCGTTGCGGCGGGGCGATTCCCCGCAGGCGTTTTGAATATCATCCTGCCGAAAGAGCTCGTCGACGTCAACATCCATCCCGCCAAGACCGAGGTGCGTTTTGTCAACGAACAGCCGGTGTTCGATGCGATTTATTACGGAATCAAGAGCGTTTTGGGCGGGGACAAT encodes:
- the mutL gene encoding DNA mismatch repair endonuclease MutL, translating into MAEIRVLDKAVAELVAAGEVVERPASVIKELLENSIDAGAGQITVEIQNGGLTFMRVTDNGCGITEKQVPTAFLRHATSKISTADDLSAIGTLGFRGEALASIGAVARVEMITKTFDREMGCRAVMAGGEMIECYSTGCPNGTTILVRDLFYNIPARLKFMKKDVSEGNAVTAVVQRLALSHPEVSVRFLRDGKEALFTPGNNKLYSAIYAVLGKEFAADLTRVEYTMNNVSVSGFVTKPFAAQGTRNEQIFFINGRYVKSRTCQAALEQAFKNTVAAGRFPAGVLNIILPKELVDVNIHPAKTEVRFVNEQPVFDAIYYGIKSVLGGDNIPKFTGEAFSRVSEKPAKTETVKIEITPQQSPAVTAPKTIIQNQPIETVKAAPIESKGTITEEKPLHVQPQMPAPQIREPVREQYLETESKEEAEGLRLLGEAFSCYVLAESRDGEKLFLVDKHAAHERILFEQLKESFGNAESQALLIPQPVRMSAEEQNAALANIETLRGLGFEIEDFGGSVLLRQVPSYVGAAEGPELLRELAQRLAVGGKNAGSSDMLDDLLHTTACKAAVKAGKESAPGELLEIVKTVLTDPRIRYCPHGRPVLIVMSKREFDRRFGRI